In Bacteroidetes bacterium GWF2_43_63, a genomic segment contains:
- a CDS encoding aminopeptidase — protein sequence MRKIFLLSWLFIFVFATTSVAQDEGYTFTDTKTVKATSVKDQYRSGTCWSFSALGFYEAELLRLGKGDFDLSEAFVIRHSYIDKAERYLRFRGALNFGGGGAFHDVTNVMKTYGMVPEAAYKGLNYGTDKFDHSELDAVLKGYMDAIVKNESATPTTAWKAGFIAILDAYLGPEPTEFEYNGKKYTPKSFQEMLGLNFDDYIEVSSFTHHPFYEEFVLEVPDNWSHDMSWNIQMNELTEIIEYSINNGYTVAWASDVSEKGFSWTNGVAVVPDAKRDDLSGTEREKWEKLTTKEKSAQLYSFEKPMKEIEVTQEMRQNEFNNFKTTDDHGMLLTGIAKDQNGTVYFKVKNSWDAVGKYEGYFYVSKAFVMLKTTDMLIHKKGVPPAILKKLKL from the coding sequence ATGAGAAAAATTTTTCTTTTAAGCTGGTTGTTCATCTTCGTTTTTGCAACAACCTCTGTAGCCCAGGATGAAGGGTATACATTCACCGACACCAAAACCGTAAAAGCAACTTCGGTAAAGGATCAGTACAGATCGGGCACCTGCTGGAGCTTTTCGGCGCTGGGTTTTTACGAAGCTGAACTGCTCCGTCTTGGTAAAGGAGATTTTGATCTTTCCGAAGCTTTTGTGATTCGTCACTCTTATATTGACAAAGCTGAACGCTATCTTCGTTTCCGCGGAGCACTGAATTTCGGCGGGGGCGGCGCTTTTCACGATGTTACGAATGTCATGAAAACCTATGGAATGGTTCCGGAAGCTGCTTACAAAGGATTAAACTATGGAACAGATAAATTCGACCACAGCGAACTCGATGCCGTGCTCAAAGGTTACATGGATGCCATTGTGAAGAATGAATCTGCCACACCTACTACCGCATGGAAAGCCGGCTTCATTGCTATTCTCGATGCTTATCTCGGACCAGAACCTACTGAATTCGAATACAACGGAAAGAAATATACGCCAAAATCTTTTCAGGAAATGCTGGGCTTGAATTTCGATGATTATATCGAGGTTTCTTCTTTTACGCACCATCCTTTCTATGAAGAATTTGTTCTTGAAGTTCCCGACAACTGGAGCCACGATATGTCATGGAATATTCAGATGAACGAACTTACTGAAATAATAGAGTATTCTATCAACAACGGATACACCGTAGCGTGGGCAAGCGATGTTTCGGAAAAAGGCTTCAGCTGGACCAATGGGGTTGCTGTTGTTCCGGATGCAAAACGCGATGACCTTTCAGGTACTGAGCGCGAAAAATGGGAAAAGCTTACTACAAAAGAAAAATCAGCTCAGCTTTATTCATTCGAGAAACCAATGAAAGAAATTGAAGTTACCCAGGAAATGCGTCAGAATGAATTTAATAATTTCAAAACCACCGACGATCACGGAATGCTGCTCACTGGCATTGCCAAAGATCAGAACGGAACCGTATATTTCAAAGTAAAAAACAGCTGGGACGCAGTTGGAAAATACGAGGGGTATTTTTACGTTTCCAAAGCATTTGTTATGCTGAAAACCACT